A DNA window from Brassica napus cultivar Da-Ae chromosome A4, Da-Ae, whole genome shotgun sequence contains the following coding sequences:
- the LOC106366961 gene encoding putative glucuronosyltransferase PGSIP8, with product MDMHRGLVLLCCVLSLLVIETTAYRERQLLQLHETTVDTTNTAVAVRDRGLKTRRPEHKNAYATMMYMGTPRDYEFYVATRVLIRSLRDLNVEADLVVIASLDVPLRWVETLEEEDGAKVVRVENVDNPYRRQTNFNSRFKLTLNKLYAWALSDYDRVVMLDADNLFLEKTDELFQCGRFCAVFINPCIFHTGLFVLQPSLEVFKDMLHELQVGRENRDGADQGFLVSYFSDLLDQPLFRPPSNGSVLSGHLRLPLGYQMDASYFYLKLRWNIPCGPNSVITFPGAVWLKPWYWWSWPVLPLGFSWHEQRRTTVGYSAEMPLAIIQTMFYLGIIVVTRLARPNITKLCYRRSDRNLTTIQAGFKFIALLSVVAAYVFPFFTIPHTIHPLIGWSLYLMASFALSSIPINTLLLPTLPVLTPWIGILGTLLVMAFPWYPDGVVRALSVFGYAFCCAPFVWVAFLKITSHLQVLIEKEVLFPRLGDSGITSGFSKLY from the exons ATGGATATGCATAGGGGTCTAGTGTTATTGTGTTGTGTTCTGTCCCTTTTGGTAATCGAAACGACAGCATATCGAGAGAGACAGCTACTGCAACTGCATGAAACGACAGTAGACACAACAAACACGGCGGTGGCCGTACGTGATCGGGGTTTGAAGACGAGGCGGCCGGAGCATAAGAACGCCTACGCAACGATGATGTACATGGGAACGCCAAGGGACTACGAGTTCTATGTGGCGACTCGAGTCTTGATCAGATCGCTGAGAGATCTTAACGTGGAAGCTGATCTTGTCGTCATCGCTTCTCTCGACGTCCCTCTCCGATGGGTTGAGACCTT GGAAGAGGAAGATGGGGCTAAAGTAGTGAGAGTTGAAAATGTAGACAACCCATACAGAAGGCAAACTAACTTCAACAGCAGATTCAAGCTTACTCTGAACAAGCTCTACGCTTGGGCATTGTCTGATTACGACCGTGTGGTAATGCTAGATGCCGATAACCTCTTCCTTGAGAAAACCGACGAGCTGTTCCAGTGCGGACGCTTCTGCGCGGTCTTCATAAACCCTTGCATCTTCCACACTGGCCTCTTTGTCTTGCAACCGTCGTTGGAAGTGTTCAAGGACATGCTCCATGAGCTACAAGTTGGTAGAGAAAATCGTGATGGAGCTGATCAAGGCTTTCTTGTCAGTTACTTCTCTGATCTTCTTGACCAGCCTCTCTTTCGTCCTCCGAGTAATGGATCTGTTCTCAGTGGCCACTTGCGACTTCCCTTAGGCTACCAAATGGACGCTTCTTATTTCT ATCTTAAACTAAGATGGAACATACCCTGTGGACCAAACAGTGTGATTACATTCCCAGGAGCCGTTTGGTTAAAGCCATGGTACTGGTGGTCATGGCCTGTTCTTCCACTCGGTTTCTCATGGCACGAGCAGCGTCGCACCACTGTTGGTTACTCAGCAGAGATGCCTTTGGCCATAATCCAAACAATGTTCTACCTTGGAATCATAGTGGTCACACGACTTGCTCGTCCTAACATAACTAAGCTATGTTATCGCCGTTCTGACCGCAACTTAACAACGATCCAAGCAGGTTTTAAGTTCATCGCACTTCTCTCTGTAGTAGCAGCCTACGTCTTCCCGTTCTTCACCATCCCTCACACCATACACCCACTCATTGGCTGGTCACTCTACTTGATGGCTTCTTTTGCTCTCTCCTCTATACCGATCAACACTCTCCTCCTCCCAACTTTACCTGTTCTCACTCCATGGATAGGCATCCTCGGGACGCTCCTTGTCATGGCCTTCCCTTGGTACCCTGATGGAGTGGTTAGAGCATTGTCGGTTTTCGGATACGCATTTTGCTGCGCACCTTTTGTGTGGGTTGCATTCCTCAAGATCACGTCGCATCTCCAGGTTTTGATTGAGAAAGAGGTGTTGTTTCCACGACTGGGAGACTCAGGGATCACTTCTGGCTTCAGTAAATTGTATTAG